Proteins found in one Lepeophtheirus salmonis chromosome 9, UVic_Lsal_1.4, whole genome shotgun sequence genomic segment:
- the UGP gene encoding UTP--glucose-1-phosphate uridylyltransferase isoform X6, giving the protein MEFKEMTKKDAQVSMEHELDNLLTGSQYITSEEKEVYSNEFNGFKELFKKFMLSEGTSIKWEKIEKLPTDAIRKREALPEPEDKKTIQSMLKKLVVIKLNGGLGTSMGCKGPKSVISVRNDLTFLDLTVQQIEYLNKTYDVDVPLILMNSFNTDKDTHKLVKKYAGINVKILTFNQSRYPRIHKESHMPIASDIRTESFMEAWYPPGHGDFYRSFSNSGLMDKLIDDGKEFCFLSNIDNMGATVDLGILNLCLNENREFVMEVTDKTRADVKGGTLIKYEGKLRLLEVAQVPKAHTEDFKSVKKFNVFNTNSLWMSLPAIKRIVSTNSLDMDVIVNPKVMDGGLNVIQLETAVGAAMKCFENAIGINVPRSRFLPVKKCSDLLLIMSNLYTMSNGSLVMSPERMFATTPLIKLGDNNFKQVAEFNQRFASIPDILELDHLTVSGNVNFGKGVSLRGTVIIIANHGERIDIPDGSILENKIVSGNLRILDH; this is encoded by the exons ATGGAGTTCAAGGAAATGACGAAAAAGGATGCTCAAGTTTCCATGGAACATGAGCTAGATAATCTTTTAACTGGAAGTCAGTACATTACTTCAGAGGAAAAAGAAGTGTATAGTAATgaatttaatggatttaaagAGTTGTTCAAAAAGTTTATGCTGAGTGAGGGTACTTCCATTAAATGGgagaaaattgagaaattacCCACAGACGCA attCGCAAACGAGAGGCACTTCCGGAGCCcgaagataaaaaaacaattcagtCGATGCTCAAAAAGCTTGTCGTAATTAAGCTTAATGGTGGCCTTGGGACATCAATGGGCTGTAAAGGACCAAAATCCGTTATTTCTGTTCGTAATGACTTAACTTTTCTGGATTTGACTGTTCAACAAATTGAGTATCTCAATAAAACATATGACGTCGATGTCCCATTAATACTTATGAATTCATTCAATACGGATAAAGACACGCACAAATTGGTGAAGAAATATGCTGgcataaatgtaaaaatcttAACGTTCAACCAATCACGTTATCCCCGAATTCATAAAGAGTCTCATATGCCTATTGCTTCTGATATTCGAACTGAATCTTTTATGGAAGC ttGGTATCCCCCAGGGCATGGCGATTTCTATCGTAGTTTTTCAAATTCTGGCCTTATGGATAAACTAATTGATGATGGAAAGGAATTTTGTTTCTTATCCAATATTGATAATATGGGGGCTACAGTTGATTTAGGAATTctcaatttatgtttaaatgagAATAGAGAGTTTGTGATGGAAGTTACAGATAAAACTAGAGCGGATGTTAAAGGTGGAACTCTTATTAAATATGAAGGGAAACTTCGTCTCCTAGAAGTTGCTCAAGTTCCCAAAGCTCATACGGAAGATTTTAAATCTGTTAAGAAATTTAATGTGTTTAATACTAATAGTTTGTGGATGAGCTTGCCag caatAAAAAGAATTGTGTCCACTAATTCATTGGACATGGATGTCATTGTTAATCCCAAGGTAATGGACGGGGGTCTTAATGTTATTCAGTTAGAAACTGCAGTTGGTGCCGCCATGAAGTGCTTTGAAAATGCCATTGGTATCAATGTTCCACGCTCAAGATTTTTACCAGTAAAGAAATGTTCTGATCTTCTTTTGATAATGAGCAATCTGTATACAATGTCGAATGGCTCTCTTGTGATGTCCCCCGAACGTATGTTTGCTACAActccattaattaaattaggagataataatttcaaacag gTTGCAGAATTTAATCAGCGCTTTGCATCCATTCCTGACATTTTGGAACTAGACCATTTGACGGTTTCTGGGAATGTTAATTTCGGAAAGGGAGTTTCACTGAGAGGAACGGTTATCATCATTGCTAATCACGGGGAACGCATTGACATACCCGATGGTtccattttggaaaataaaatcgTCTCTGGTAACCTTCGAATTTTAGATCATTAA
- the UGP gene encoding UTP--glucose-1-phosphate uridylyltransferase isoform X4, which produces MNTKLKYFEFPCESYIMEFKEMTKKDAQVSMEHELDNLLTGSQYITSEEKEVYSNEFNGFKELFKKFMLSEGTSIKWEKIEKLPTDAIRKREALPEPEDKKTIQSMLKKLVVIKLNGGLGTSMGCKGPKSVISVRNDLTFLDLTVQQIEYLNKTYDVDVPLILMNSFNTDKDTHKLVKKYAGINVKILTFNQSRYPRIHKESHMPIASDIRTESFMEAWYPPGHGDFYRSFSNSGLMDKLIDDGKEFCFLSNIDNMGATVDLGILNLCLNENREFVMEVTDKTRADVKGGTLIKYEGKLRLLEVAQVPKAHTEDFKSVKKFNVFNTNSLWMSLPAIKRIVSTNSLDMDVIVNPKVMDGGLNVIQLETAVGAAMKCFENAIGINVPRSRFLPVKKCSDLLLIMSNLYTMSNGSLVMSPERMFATTPLIKLGDNNFKQVAEFNQRFASIPDILELDHLTVSGNVNFGKGVSLRGTVIIIANHGERIDIPDGSILENKIVSGNLRILDH; this is translated from the exons ATGAAcacaaaacttaaatattttgaattt cCTTGTGAATCATACATCATGGAGTTCAAGGAAATGACGAAAAAGGATGCTCAAGTTTCCATGGAACATGAGCTAGATAATCTTTTAACTGGAAGTCAGTACATTACTTCAGAGGAAAAAGAAGTGTATAGTAATgaatttaatggatttaaagAGTTGTTCAAAAAGTTTATGCTGAGTGAGGGTACTTCCATTAAATGGgagaaaattgagaaattacCCACAGACGCA attCGCAAACGAGAGGCACTTCCGGAGCCcgaagataaaaaaacaattcagtCGATGCTCAAAAAGCTTGTCGTAATTAAGCTTAATGGTGGCCTTGGGACATCAATGGGCTGTAAAGGACCAAAATCCGTTATTTCTGTTCGTAATGACTTAACTTTTCTGGATTTGACTGTTCAACAAATTGAGTATCTCAATAAAACATATGACGTCGATGTCCCATTAATACTTATGAATTCATTCAATACGGATAAAGACACGCACAAATTGGTGAAGAAATATGCTGgcataaatgtaaaaatcttAACGTTCAACCAATCACGTTATCCCCGAATTCATAAAGAGTCTCATATGCCTATTGCTTCTGATATTCGAACTGAATCTTTTATGGAAGC ttGGTATCCCCCAGGGCATGGCGATTTCTATCGTAGTTTTTCAAATTCTGGCCTTATGGATAAACTAATTGATGATGGAAAGGAATTTTGTTTCTTATCCAATATTGATAATATGGGGGCTACAGTTGATTTAGGAATTctcaatttatgtttaaatgagAATAGAGAGTTTGTGATGGAAGTTACAGATAAAACTAGAGCGGATGTTAAAGGTGGAACTCTTATTAAATATGAAGGGAAACTTCGTCTCCTAGAAGTTGCTCAAGTTCCCAAAGCTCATACGGAAGATTTTAAATCTGTTAAGAAATTTAATGTGTTTAATACTAATAGTTTGTGGATGAGCTTGCCag caatAAAAAGAATTGTGTCCACTAATTCATTGGACATGGATGTCATTGTTAATCCCAAGGTAATGGACGGGGGTCTTAATGTTATTCAGTTAGAAACTGCAGTTGGTGCCGCCATGAAGTGCTTTGAAAATGCCATTGGTATCAATGTTCCACGCTCAAGATTTTTACCAGTAAAGAAATGTTCTGATCTTCTTTTGATAATGAGCAATCTGTATACAATGTCGAATGGCTCTCTTGTGATGTCCCCCGAACGTATGTTTGCTACAActccattaattaaattaggagataataatttcaaacag gTTGCAGAATTTAATCAGCGCTTTGCATCCATTCCTGACATTTTGGAACTAGACCATTTGACGGTTTCTGGGAATGTTAATTTCGGAAAGGGAGTTTCACTGAGAGGAACGGTTATCATCATTGCTAATCACGGGGAACGCATTGACATACCCGATGGTtccattttggaaaataaaatcgTCTCTGGTAACCTTCGAATTTTAGATCATTAA
- the UGP gene encoding UTP--glucose-1-phosphate uridylyltransferase isoform X5, translating into MEFKEMTKKDAQVSMEHELDNLLTGSQYITSEEKEVYSNEFNGFKELFKKFMLSEGTSIKWEKIEKLPTDAIRKREALPEPEDKKTIQSMLKKLVVIKLNGGLGTSMGCKGPKSVISVRNDLTFLDLTVQQIEYLNKTYDVDVPLILMNSFNTDKDTHKLVKKYAGINVKILTFNQSRYPRIHKESHMPIASDIRTESFMEAWYPPGHGDFYRSFSNSGLMDKLIDDGKEFCFLSNIDNMGATVDLGILNLCLNENREFVMEVTDKTRADVKGGTLIKYEGKLRLLEVAQVPKAHTEDFKSVKKFNVFNTNSLWMSLPGNKNVIENFKYTIFLLAIKRIVSTNSLDMDVIVNPKVMDGGLNVIQLETAVGAAMKCFENAIGINVPRSRFLPVKKCSDLLLIMSNLYTMSNGSLVMSPERMFATTPLIKLGDNNFKQVAEFNQRFASIPDILELDHLTVSGNVNFGKGVSLRGTVIIIANHGERIDIPDGSILENKIVSGNLRILDH; encoded by the exons ATGGAGTTCAAGGAAATGACGAAAAAGGATGCTCAAGTTTCCATGGAACATGAGCTAGATAATCTTTTAACTGGAAGTCAGTACATTACTTCAGAGGAAAAAGAAGTGTATAGTAATgaatttaatggatttaaagAGTTGTTCAAAAAGTTTATGCTGAGTGAGGGTACTTCCATTAAATGGgagaaaattgagaaattacCCACAGACGCA attCGCAAACGAGAGGCACTTCCGGAGCCcgaagataaaaaaacaattcagtCGATGCTCAAAAAGCTTGTCGTAATTAAGCTTAATGGTGGCCTTGGGACATCAATGGGCTGTAAAGGACCAAAATCCGTTATTTCTGTTCGTAATGACTTAACTTTTCTGGATTTGACTGTTCAACAAATTGAGTATCTCAATAAAACATATGACGTCGATGTCCCATTAATACTTATGAATTCATTCAATACGGATAAAGACACGCACAAATTGGTGAAGAAATATGCTGgcataaatgtaaaaatcttAACGTTCAACCAATCACGTTATCCCCGAATTCATAAAGAGTCTCATATGCCTATTGCTTCTGATATTCGAACTGAATCTTTTATGGAAGC ttGGTATCCCCCAGGGCATGGCGATTTCTATCGTAGTTTTTCAAATTCTGGCCTTATGGATAAACTAATTGATGATGGAAAGGAATTTTGTTTCTTATCCAATATTGATAATATGGGGGCTACAGTTGATTTAGGAATTctcaatttatgtttaaatgagAATAGAGAGTTTGTGATGGAAGTTACAGATAAAACTAGAGCGGATGTTAAAGGTGGAACTCTTATTAAATATGAAGGGAAACTTCGTCTCCTAGAAGTTGCTCAAGTTCCCAAAGCTCATACGGAAGATTTTAAATCTGTTAAGAAATTTAATGTGTTTAATACTAATAGTTTGTGGATGAGCTTGCCaggtaataaaaatgttatagaaaattttaaatataccatttttttattagcaatAAAAAGAATTGTGTCCACTAATTCATTGGACATGGATGTCATTGTTAATCCCAAGGTAATGGACGGGGGTCTTAATGTTATTCAGTTAGAAACTGCAGTTGGTGCCGCCATGAAGTGCTTTGAAAATGCCATTGGTATCAATGTTCCACGCTCAAGATTTTTACCAGTAAAGAAATGTTCTGATCTTCTTTTGATAATGAGCAATCTGTATACAATGTCGAATGGCTCTCTTGTGATGTCCCCCGAACGTATGTTTGCTACAActccattaattaaattaggagataataatttcaaacag gTTGCAGAATTTAATCAGCGCTTTGCATCCATTCCTGACATTTTGGAACTAGACCATTTGACGGTTTCTGGGAATGTTAATTTCGGAAAGGGAGTTTCACTGAGAGGAACGGTTATCATCATTGCTAATCACGGGGAACGCATTGACATACCCGATGGTtccattttggaaaataaaatcgTCTCTGGTAACCTTCGAATTTTAGATCATTAA
- the UGP gene encoding UTP--glucose-1-phosphate uridylyltransferase isoform X2, producing the protein MNTKLKYFEFPCESYIMEFKEMTKKDAQVSMEHELDNLLTGSQYITSEEKEVYSNEFNGFKELFKKFMLSEGTSIKWEKIEKLPTDAIRKREALPEPEDKKTIQSMLKKLVVIKLNGGLGTSMGCKGPKSVISVRNDLTFLDLTVQQIEYLNKTYDVDVPLILMNSFNTDKDTHKLVKKYAGINVKILTFNQSRYPRIHKESHMPIASDIRTESFMEAWYPPGHGDFYRSFSNSGLMDKLIDDGKEFCFLSNIDNMGATVDLGILNLCLNENREFVMEVTDKTRADVKGGTLIKYEGKLRLLEVAQVPKAHTEDFKSVKKFNVFNTNSLWMSLPGNKNVIENFKYTIFLLAIKRIVSTNSLDMDVIVNPKVMDGGLNVIQLETAVGAAMKCFENAIGINVPRSRFLPVKKCSDLLLIMSNLYTMSNGSLVMSPERMFATTPLIKLGDNNFKQVAEFNQRFASIPDILELDHLTVSGNVNFGKGVSLRGTVIIIANHGERIDIPDGSILENKIVSGNLRILDH; encoded by the exons ATGAAcacaaaacttaaatattttgaattt cCTTGTGAATCATACATCATGGAGTTCAAGGAAATGACGAAAAAGGATGCTCAAGTTTCCATGGAACATGAGCTAGATAATCTTTTAACTGGAAGTCAGTACATTACTTCAGAGGAAAAAGAAGTGTATAGTAATgaatttaatggatttaaagAGTTGTTCAAAAAGTTTATGCTGAGTGAGGGTACTTCCATTAAATGGgagaaaattgagaaattacCCACAGACGCA attCGCAAACGAGAGGCACTTCCGGAGCCcgaagataaaaaaacaattcagtCGATGCTCAAAAAGCTTGTCGTAATTAAGCTTAATGGTGGCCTTGGGACATCAATGGGCTGTAAAGGACCAAAATCCGTTATTTCTGTTCGTAATGACTTAACTTTTCTGGATTTGACTGTTCAACAAATTGAGTATCTCAATAAAACATATGACGTCGATGTCCCATTAATACTTATGAATTCATTCAATACGGATAAAGACACGCACAAATTGGTGAAGAAATATGCTGgcataaatgtaaaaatcttAACGTTCAACCAATCACGTTATCCCCGAATTCATAAAGAGTCTCATATGCCTATTGCTTCTGATATTCGAACTGAATCTTTTATGGAAGC ttGGTATCCCCCAGGGCATGGCGATTTCTATCGTAGTTTTTCAAATTCTGGCCTTATGGATAAACTAATTGATGATGGAAAGGAATTTTGTTTCTTATCCAATATTGATAATATGGGGGCTACAGTTGATTTAGGAATTctcaatttatgtttaaatgagAATAGAGAGTTTGTGATGGAAGTTACAGATAAAACTAGAGCGGATGTTAAAGGTGGAACTCTTATTAAATATGAAGGGAAACTTCGTCTCCTAGAAGTTGCTCAAGTTCCCAAAGCTCATACGGAAGATTTTAAATCTGTTAAGAAATTTAATGTGTTTAATACTAATAGTTTGTGGATGAGCTTGCCaggtaataaaaatgttatagaaaattttaaatataccatttttttattagcaatAAAAAGAATTGTGTCCACTAATTCATTGGACATGGATGTCATTGTTAATCCCAAGGTAATGGACGGGGGTCTTAATGTTATTCAGTTAGAAACTGCAGTTGGTGCCGCCATGAAGTGCTTTGAAAATGCCATTGGTATCAATGTTCCACGCTCAAGATTTTTACCAGTAAAGAAATGTTCTGATCTTCTTTTGATAATGAGCAATCTGTATACAATGTCGAATGGCTCTCTTGTGATGTCCCCCGAACGTATGTTTGCTACAActccattaattaaattaggagataataatttcaaacag gTTGCAGAATTTAATCAGCGCTTTGCATCCATTCCTGACATTTTGGAACTAGACCATTTGACGGTTTCTGGGAATGTTAATTTCGGAAAGGGAGTTTCACTGAGAGGAACGGTTATCATCATTGCTAATCACGGGGAACGCATTGACATACCCGATGGTtccattttggaaaataaaatcgTCTCTGGTAACCTTCGAATTTTAGATCATTAA
- the UGP gene encoding UTP--glucose-1-phosphate uridylyltransferase isoform X3: MAENSIKNGKPCESYIMEFKEMTKKDAQVSMEHELDNLLTGSQYITSEEKEVYSNEFNGFKELFKKFMLSEGTSIKWEKIEKLPTDAIRKREALPEPEDKKTIQSMLKKLVVIKLNGGLGTSMGCKGPKSVISVRNDLTFLDLTVQQIEYLNKTYDVDVPLILMNSFNTDKDTHKLVKKYAGINVKILTFNQSRYPRIHKESHMPIASDIRTESFMEAWYPPGHGDFYRSFSNSGLMDKLIDDGKEFCFLSNIDNMGATVDLGILNLCLNENREFVMEVTDKTRADVKGGTLIKYEGKLRLLEVAQVPKAHTEDFKSVKKFNVFNTNSLWMSLPAIKRIVSTNSLDMDVIVNPKVMDGGLNVIQLETAVGAAMKCFENAIGINVPRSRFLPVKKCSDLLLIMSNLYTMSNGSLVMSPERMFATTPLIKLGDNNFKQVAEFNQRFASIPDILELDHLTVSGNVNFGKGVSLRGTVIIIANHGERIDIPDGSILENKIVSGNLRILDH, encoded by the exons ATGGCtgaaaattctattaaaaatggaaAG cCTTGTGAATCATACATCATGGAGTTCAAGGAAATGACGAAAAAGGATGCTCAAGTTTCCATGGAACATGAGCTAGATAATCTTTTAACTGGAAGTCAGTACATTACTTCAGAGGAAAAAGAAGTGTATAGTAATgaatttaatggatttaaagAGTTGTTCAAAAAGTTTATGCTGAGTGAGGGTACTTCCATTAAATGGgagaaaattgagaaattacCCACAGACGCA attCGCAAACGAGAGGCACTTCCGGAGCCcgaagataaaaaaacaattcagtCGATGCTCAAAAAGCTTGTCGTAATTAAGCTTAATGGTGGCCTTGGGACATCAATGGGCTGTAAAGGACCAAAATCCGTTATTTCTGTTCGTAATGACTTAACTTTTCTGGATTTGACTGTTCAACAAATTGAGTATCTCAATAAAACATATGACGTCGATGTCCCATTAATACTTATGAATTCATTCAATACGGATAAAGACACGCACAAATTGGTGAAGAAATATGCTGgcataaatgtaaaaatcttAACGTTCAACCAATCACGTTATCCCCGAATTCATAAAGAGTCTCATATGCCTATTGCTTCTGATATTCGAACTGAATCTTTTATGGAAGC ttGGTATCCCCCAGGGCATGGCGATTTCTATCGTAGTTTTTCAAATTCTGGCCTTATGGATAAACTAATTGATGATGGAAAGGAATTTTGTTTCTTATCCAATATTGATAATATGGGGGCTACAGTTGATTTAGGAATTctcaatttatgtttaaatgagAATAGAGAGTTTGTGATGGAAGTTACAGATAAAACTAGAGCGGATGTTAAAGGTGGAACTCTTATTAAATATGAAGGGAAACTTCGTCTCCTAGAAGTTGCTCAAGTTCCCAAAGCTCATACGGAAGATTTTAAATCTGTTAAGAAATTTAATGTGTTTAATACTAATAGTTTGTGGATGAGCTTGCCag caatAAAAAGAATTGTGTCCACTAATTCATTGGACATGGATGTCATTGTTAATCCCAAGGTAATGGACGGGGGTCTTAATGTTATTCAGTTAGAAACTGCAGTTGGTGCCGCCATGAAGTGCTTTGAAAATGCCATTGGTATCAATGTTCCACGCTCAAGATTTTTACCAGTAAAGAAATGTTCTGATCTTCTTTTGATAATGAGCAATCTGTATACAATGTCGAATGGCTCTCTTGTGATGTCCCCCGAACGTATGTTTGCTACAActccattaattaaattaggagataataatttcaaacag gTTGCAGAATTTAATCAGCGCTTTGCATCCATTCCTGACATTTTGGAACTAGACCATTTGACGGTTTCTGGGAATGTTAATTTCGGAAAGGGAGTTTCACTGAGAGGAACGGTTATCATCATTGCTAATCACGGGGAACGCATTGACATACCCGATGGTtccattttggaaaataaaatcgTCTCTGGTAACCTTCGAATTTTAGATCATTAA
- the UGP gene encoding UTP--glucose-1-phosphate uridylyltransferase isoform X1, which produces MAENSIKNGKPCESYIMEFKEMTKKDAQVSMEHELDNLLTGSQYITSEEKEVYSNEFNGFKELFKKFMLSEGTSIKWEKIEKLPTDAIRKREALPEPEDKKTIQSMLKKLVVIKLNGGLGTSMGCKGPKSVISVRNDLTFLDLTVQQIEYLNKTYDVDVPLILMNSFNTDKDTHKLVKKYAGINVKILTFNQSRYPRIHKESHMPIASDIRTESFMEAWYPPGHGDFYRSFSNSGLMDKLIDDGKEFCFLSNIDNMGATVDLGILNLCLNENREFVMEVTDKTRADVKGGTLIKYEGKLRLLEVAQVPKAHTEDFKSVKKFNVFNTNSLWMSLPGNKNVIENFKYTIFLLAIKRIVSTNSLDMDVIVNPKVMDGGLNVIQLETAVGAAMKCFENAIGINVPRSRFLPVKKCSDLLLIMSNLYTMSNGSLVMSPERMFATTPLIKLGDNNFKQVAEFNQRFASIPDILELDHLTVSGNVNFGKGVSLRGTVIIIANHGERIDIPDGSILENKIVSGNLRILDH; this is translated from the exons ATGGCtgaaaattctattaaaaatggaaAG cCTTGTGAATCATACATCATGGAGTTCAAGGAAATGACGAAAAAGGATGCTCAAGTTTCCATGGAACATGAGCTAGATAATCTTTTAACTGGAAGTCAGTACATTACTTCAGAGGAAAAAGAAGTGTATAGTAATgaatttaatggatttaaagAGTTGTTCAAAAAGTTTATGCTGAGTGAGGGTACTTCCATTAAATGGgagaaaattgagaaattacCCACAGACGCA attCGCAAACGAGAGGCACTTCCGGAGCCcgaagataaaaaaacaattcagtCGATGCTCAAAAAGCTTGTCGTAATTAAGCTTAATGGTGGCCTTGGGACATCAATGGGCTGTAAAGGACCAAAATCCGTTATTTCTGTTCGTAATGACTTAACTTTTCTGGATTTGACTGTTCAACAAATTGAGTATCTCAATAAAACATATGACGTCGATGTCCCATTAATACTTATGAATTCATTCAATACGGATAAAGACACGCACAAATTGGTGAAGAAATATGCTGgcataaatgtaaaaatcttAACGTTCAACCAATCACGTTATCCCCGAATTCATAAAGAGTCTCATATGCCTATTGCTTCTGATATTCGAACTGAATCTTTTATGGAAGC ttGGTATCCCCCAGGGCATGGCGATTTCTATCGTAGTTTTTCAAATTCTGGCCTTATGGATAAACTAATTGATGATGGAAAGGAATTTTGTTTCTTATCCAATATTGATAATATGGGGGCTACAGTTGATTTAGGAATTctcaatttatgtttaaatgagAATAGAGAGTTTGTGATGGAAGTTACAGATAAAACTAGAGCGGATGTTAAAGGTGGAACTCTTATTAAATATGAAGGGAAACTTCGTCTCCTAGAAGTTGCTCAAGTTCCCAAAGCTCATACGGAAGATTTTAAATCTGTTAAGAAATTTAATGTGTTTAATACTAATAGTTTGTGGATGAGCTTGCCaggtaataaaaatgttatagaaaattttaaatataccatttttttattagcaatAAAAAGAATTGTGTCCACTAATTCATTGGACATGGATGTCATTGTTAATCCCAAGGTAATGGACGGGGGTCTTAATGTTATTCAGTTAGAAACTGCAGTTGGTGCCGCCATGAAGTGCTTTGAAAATGCCATTGGTATCAATGTTCCACGCTCAAGATTTTTACCAGTAAAGAAATGTTCTGATCTTCTTTTGATAATGAGCAATCTGTATACAATGTCGAATGGCTCTCTTGTGATGTCCCCCGAACGTATGTTTGCTACAActccattaattaaattaggagataataatttcaaacag gTTGCAGAATTTAATCAGCGCTTTGCATCCATTCCTGACATTTTGGAACTAGACCATTTGACGGTTTCTGGGAATGTTAATTTCGGAAAGGGAGTTTCACTGAGAGGAACGGTTATCATCATTGCTAATCACGGGGAACGCATTGACATACCCGATGGTtccattttggaaaataaaatcgTCTCTGGTAACCTTCGAATTTTAGATCATTAA